A DNA window from Fodinibius sp. Rm-B-1B1-1 contains the following coding sequences:
- the carA gene encoding glutamine-hydrolyzing carbamoyl-phosphate synthase small subunit, with protein MSLYPRDKAIIALSDGTVEHGYAIGKKGTTGGELCFNTSMVGYQEIFTDPSYYGQLMMMTYPHIGNYGTMSRDDEARKVMIAGLIVRSFSWEHSNSQADSNLQEYLERNEVVGITGIDTRKLVRHIRSKGVMNAVISSTELDEDKLVEKAKNWDDMVGLELATEVTRREPQTFHSDGPFKVAAFDYGIKQSIIDNLVERGCTLRVFPAKGDFKEELDNWNPDGFFFSNGPGDPDATAKYALDAVNYAKETGKPMFGICLGHQLMALSEGISTTKMYVGHRGANHPVKNLENGLVEITTQNHGFAVDEEALDKSKVEVTHENLNDGTIEGLRFKNFPGMSVQYHPEASPGPHDSRYLFDQFLDMIKEEKGEPA; from the coding sequence ATGTCACTCTATCCCAGAGATAAAGCTATCATTGCTCTATCCGATGGCACCGTTGAACACGGATACGCCATTGGCAAAAAAGGCACTACCGGCGGTGAACTTTGCTTTAACACCAGTATGGTCGGCTACCAGGAAATCTTTACCGACCCCAGCTACTACGGCCAACTTATGATGATGACCTATCCCCATATCGGGAATTACGGCACAATGAGCCGTGACGATGAAGCCCGGAAGGTTATGATCGCCGGACTAATTGTCCGATCTTTTTCATGGGAACACAGTAACTCTCAGGCCGACAGTAACCTGCAGGAATACCTGGAGCGCAACGAAGTTGTCGGTATTACCGGTATTGATACTCGGAAGCTGGTCCGACACATCCGAAGCAAAGGTGTGATGAACGCCGTAATTTCTTCCACCGAACTCGATGAAGATAAATTAGTGGAAAAAGCCAAAAACTGGGACGATATGGTTGGTCTTGAATTGGCGACCGAAGTTACGCGCCGAGAACCGCAAACGTTCCATAGTGACGGCCCATTTAAAGTCGCTGCTTTTGACTATGGCATCAAACAAAGCATAATTGATAATCTTGTTGAACGAGGATGCACGCTCCGCGTTTTTCCCGCTAAAGGCGACTTCAAAGAAGAGCTTGACAACTGGAATCCTGATGGATTCTTCTTTAGCAACGGTCCCGGCGATCCCGATGCCACAGCAAAATATGCACTGGATGCTGTAAACTATGCGAAAGAAACCGGCAAACCGATGTTCGGCATTTGTCTTGGACACCAGCTAATGGCCCTATCTGAAGGGATCTCCACAACCAAAATGTACGTAGGACATCGTGGAGCTAATCACCCGGTTAAGAACCTCGAAAACGGTCTGGTAGAAATTACGACTCAAAACCATGGTTTTGCAGTAGATGAAGAAGCACTTGATAAATCTAAAGTGGAAGTGACCCACGAAAATCTGAACGACGGTACCATTGAGGGGCTCCGGTTCAAAAACTTTCCGGGGATGTCAGTACAATATCACCCCGAAGCATCACCCGGACCGCACGATTCTCGCTATCTCTTCGATCAGTTTTTGGATATGATCAAAGAAGAAAAAGGAGAACCAGCATAA
- a CDS encoding CPXCG motif-containing cysteine-rich protein has protein sequence MKHPEESQGTEYRCAYCGEINHTFVDPSQGNTQKYIEDCQVCCRPNELSVSYDQWNKEFIIQSRQAQ, from the coding sequence ATGAAGCATCCAGAAGAATCACAAGGAACGGAATATCGCTGCGCATACTGCGGAGAGATTAATCATACCTTTGTGGATCCCTCGCAGGGAAATACACAAAAATATATTGAGGATTGCCAGGTTTGTTGCCGTCCCAATGAACTTTCGGTCTCGTATGATCAATGGAATAAAGAATTCATTATTCAAAGCCGGCAAGCACAGTAA